The following proteins are encoded in a genomic region of Catellatospora sp. TT07R-123:
- a CDS encoding sugar ABC transporter substrate-binding protein, which yields MYATPRHRRLAVMAAALVAASLTACGNTSTPEASAPAQLTGSGPATLWVRAADEPMDKALVAAWNDANPTRKITMLTVPDAQYVQKYVQAVRSGDAPDLAAVDIANVKSLTTQHLLTDITAQVDALPYKAALAPAGVDISSVDGHVYALPHQLDVSLLYYNKTLFTKAGLDPARPPATLDELVAAARKITALGDGTYGFSFAGNCAGCNAYTLLPYIWASGGDIMNADGTKATLDDPAVAAALNAHKTMWDEKLMPAAVKDDNGATWLSGFQSGKIGMIALGSFAVSIYKAQAGLDFGVTPIPGTKGTSSFLGGDVIGISKGAKNAQTAWDFIAWSMSEDVQKTVVAKTGQLTVRTDTADNPATQAEPRLLTANQLIAQAKVPVTAKYNSLFIDPTGPYLQFIRDWVFVGDPAKAVADGQSGFASRLGS from the coding sequence ATGTACGCAACGCCCCGGCACCGCCGGCTGGCGGTGATGGCGGCCGCCCTCGTCGCGGCCAGCCTGACCGCCTGCGGTAACACCAGCACCCCCGAGGCCTCCGCCCCGGCCCAGCTCACCGGCTCCGGCCCCGCCACCCTGTGGGTCCGCGCCGCCGACGAGCCGATGGACAAGGCCCTGGTGGCCGCGTGGAACGACGCCAACCCCACCCGCAAGATCACGATGCTGACCGTGCCGGACGCGCAGTACGTGCAGAAGTACGTGCAGGCCGTGCGCAGCGGCGACGCCCCCGACCTGGCCGCAGTCGACATCGCCAACGTGAAGTCGCTGACCACCCAGCACCTGCTCACCGACATCACCGCGCAGGTGGACGCGCTGCCGTACAAGGCCGCGCTCGCCCCGGCCGGGGTCGACATCAGCAGCGTCGACGGCCACGTCTACGCGCTGCCGCACCAGCTCGACGTGTCGCTGCTGTACTACAACAAGACCCTGTTCACGAAAGCAGGTCTCGATCCGGCCAGGCCGCCGGCGACGCTGGACGAGCTGGTCGCCGCCGCGCGGAAGATCACCGCGCTGGGCGACGGCACCTACGGCTTCTCCTTCGCGGGCAACTGCGCGGGCTGCAACGCCTACACCCTGCTGCCCTACATCTGGGCCAGCGGCGGCGACATCATGAACGCCGACGGCACCAAGGCCACGCTCGACGACCCGGCCGTGGCCGCCGCGCTCAACGCGCACAAGACCATGTGGGACGAGAAGCTGATGCCCGCGGCGGTCAAGGACGACAACGGCGCGACCTGGCTGTCCGGCTTCCAGTCCGGCAAGATCGGCATGATCGCGCTCGGCAGCTTCGCCGTCAGCATCTACAAGGCGCAGGCGGGCCTCGACTTCGGCGTCACGCCGATCCCCGGCACCAAGGGCACCTCGTCCTTCCTCGGCGGCGACGTCATCGGCATCTCCAAGGGCGCCAAGAACGCCCAGACCGCCTGGGACTTCATCGCCTGGAGCATGTCCGAGGACGTGCAGAAGACCGTCGTGGCCAAGACCGGCCAGCTCACGGTGCGCACCGACACCGCCGACAACCCCGCCACGCAGGCCGAGCCGCGGCTGCTGACCGCCAACCAGCTCATCGCGCAGGCGAAGGTGCCGGTCACCGCGAAGTACAACTCGCTGTTCATCGACCCGACCGGCCCGTACCTGCAGTTCATCCGGGACTGGGTGTTCGTCGGCGACCCCGCGAAGGCCGTCGCCGACGGCCAGAGCGGCTTCGCCAGCCGACTCGGGTCCTGA